The following is a genomic window from Aphis gossypii isolate Hap1 chromosome X, ASM2018417v2, whole genome shotgun sequence.
AGACTTACGCGCCACGCTCTCGAGCGCGTCTTTATCGCGGACATAGGTACACaacgatatacctatacagtgTGTTACACTCCCACCTAATCTcctttaacctaacctactcATCTCGGCGTGGCGTGTGAAATCGACGAAAAATCGGAGAAAATCGTCAACGACGTCCGTCGCATCGCatcgcgtatatatatataaacacatatcATAACTTTCTatcgataacataatattatattattaggtagggaggtacctatattaaaataataaattattacaccgGGCAGCGTCTCGGCGGGCGAGAGGGGTTGCGGGGTGTGTGTAGGGTTGAGGGAGGGGTGGTGGGCAgcggcagcggcggcggcagcggcgGACGTGCAGGCCTATCGCACGTTGTAGGTCTCCAACAGCTCCTGGACGGACAGGCAGTGACTGCACCCGTCGTCGTGCACGAACAGGCTGTGCGACACCAGCCCGAACTTGGGGTCGGGCTTCGGCGGCGTCGGGTCGTCGACGCACACCACGGACACGCTAACGGGCTTGGACGGCGGAGGCGGCGGCGGCTTGTTGTCGCGGACGGAGGCCGCGCCACCGTGATTGTAGCCTCCCCTCATGCGCTCCAACGCCTCGTCATAAGTGGGCAGCCCCGTGACGATCGTGTAACTGGGCAGCGAGTCGGCGTCGTGCTTTCTAGAGTTCTTTTCGTTCCTTCTCCGCTGGACTGCGGAAACACACAAAA
Proteins encoded in this region:
- the LOC114119646 gene encoding uncharacterized protein LOC114119646 isoform X2, whose protein sequence is MDASLLASATTTAAAHTIAVATSTTVATTIGRSGQRNGTHRGAVNVHGRLMYDEIVINDVWINAILSTLALSCAACVCLCFLYCKIQQWKHGVQRRRNEKNSRKHDADSLPSYTIVTGLPTYDEALERMRGGYNHGGAASVRDNKPPPPPPSKPVSVSVVCVDDPTPPKPDPKFGLVSHSLFVHDDGCSHCLSVQELLETYNVR